From the genome of Argentina anserina chromosome 4, drPotAnse1.1, whole genome shotgun sequence, one region includes:
- the LOC126790781 gene encoding 26S proteasome regulatory subunit RPN13, which translates to MDSSSADAFPQMQEIMLEFRAGKMNFEGKRVIPDTRKGLVRIARGEEGLVHFQWLDRNLNVVEDDQIVFPDEAVFEKVNQASGRVYILKFNTDDRKFFFWMQEPKAEDDSDLCISVNYYMNRPIEEEGPDGSVPLTADDMFEDDISSRAGILLEPNLGADVSSDVTSSSGPVKLEDLQRILSNIDRADIAGDPDGGISLEDILTPDLILPLIETLPLQQSLGSYLPEGEWSPEDILELLQSPPFRQQMDSFNYVLRTGQIDLTQFGVDPSKYKFTVLSFLEALEDSVSKSEESMHEDKDLRSESRNPMDESQ; encoded by the exons ATGGATTCGTCTTCAGCCGACGCTTTCCCACAAATGCAG GAAATTATGCTGGAGTTTCGAGCTGGTAAAATGAATTTTGAGGGGAAAAGGGTTATCCCTGATACTCGTAAGGGACTTGTTCGCATAGCAAGG GGTGAAGAGGGTTTGGTGCATTTCCAGTGGCTTGATCGGAATCTTAATGTAGTTGAAGAT GATCAGATTGTTTTTCCTGATGAGGCAGTTTTTGAAAAG GTTAATCAAGCATCGGGAAGGGTGTACATACTAAAGTTCAACACCGACGATAGaaagtttttcttttggatGCAG GAGCCAAAAGCTGAAGATGACTCAGACTTGTGTATCTCCGTCAATTACTACATGAATCGACCAATAG aagaagaagGCCCTGATGGTTCTGTTCCTCTAACAGCTGATGATATGTTTGAAGATGATATCTCATCAAG AGCTGGAATCTTGTTAGAACCAAACTTGGGTGCCGATGTAAGTAGCGATGTAACCTCTTCATCTGGGCCTGTGAAATTGGAAGATCTTCAGAGAATCTTGAGTAACATTGATCGTGCAG ATATTGCTGGGGATCCAGATGGAG GCATAAGTTTGGAGGATATACTGACACCTGATTTAATTCTGCCATTGATTGAGACATTGCCACTGCAACAGAGTTTAGGATCTTACTTGCCTGAG GGTGAATGGTCTCCAGAGGATATATTGGAGTTGCTGCAGAGCCCACCATTCCGCCAACAAATGGATTCATTCAATTAT GTACTTCGAACAGGACAGATAGATTTGACTCAGTTTGGTGTTGACCCAAGTAAAT ATAAGTTCACAGTGTTGTCTTTTCTTGAGGCACTCGAGGATTCAGTTTCAAAATCCGAGGAATCAATGCATGAGGACAAGGATTTGAGATCTGAATCACGGAATCCCATGGATGAATCCCAGTAG
- the LOC126790774 gene encoding uncharacterized protein LOC126790774 encodes MESKVLVQYNHTDPCAFARWNTKESFRFMSARPWQQVIDFYSDVVMGQKPLSALLGTSSLTKTGVYNAIESLNSKNKGGRWARLTFKIVVSYHGGSFDGWQKQPELYTVQSVVEQCLGRFVDEKKAMMLKEKGLPLEGAATVAGRTDKGVTALNQVCSFYTWNKDVKSQDIADAVNSAAPGKLRTVSVTEVSRAFHPNFSAKWRQYLYIFPFTDEEEETEQSNETGENTQKLKTKENHYEREVVSDNCNEANVGNLINTEDIGLETEMKPRTFSISRVNKLLQKLEGKLLSYKMFARDTKASRNEGPPTECFVFHARAREYRLPCSDHEKGRRVMCIELVANRFLRRMVRVLVATTIREAAAGADEDALLKLMDATCRRATAPPAPPDGLCLVDVGYEEFDPLDCLISKE; translated from the exons ATGGAGAGCAAGGTGTTGGTCCAATACAACCACACCGATCCCTGCGCATTTGCTCGCTGGAATACCAA GGAAAGCTTCCGGTTCATGTCAGCCAGGCCTTGGCAACAAGtcatcgacttttactccgatGTGGTAATGGGTCAGAAGCCCTTGTCTGCCTTGTTGGGTACTTCTAGTTTGACTAAAACCGGAGTTTACAATGCCATTGAGAGTTTGAACTCTAAAAACAAGGGTGGGAGGTGGGCAAGATTGACTTTCAAGATTGTGGTGTCTTATCATGGTGGTTCTTTTGATGGGTGGCAGAAGCAGCCGGAGCTCTACACTGTCCAAAG TGTTGTGGAACAATGTCTTGGGAGATTTGTGGATGAGAAGAAAGCCATGATGCTGAAAGAGAAAGGGCTGCCATTGGAAGGGGCTGCTACTGTTGCCGGGCGGACCGATAAAGGAGTGACAGCCCTTAATCaagtttgttcttttt ATACTTGGAACAAGGATGTTAAATCTCAAGATATTGCAGATGCTGTAAATAGTGCGGCACCAGGAAAACTCAGGACAGTATCAGTTACTGAG GTATCTCGTGCGTTCCATCCAAACTTTTCTGCCAAATGGAGGCaatatttgtatatatttccatttactgatgaggaggaggaaacGGAACAAAGTAATGAGACTGGAGAGAACACTCAAAAATTGAAGACGAAAGAAAATCATTATGAGCGTGAAGTTGTATCTGATAACTGCAATGAGGCAAATGTTGGAAACTTAATCAACACTGAAGACATAGGGCTAGAAACTGAGATGAAGCCAAGGACATTCAGCATAAGCAGGGTGAACAAACTGTTACAGAAACTCGAAGGGAAGTTATTGTCATATAAGATGTTTGCACGTGATACCAAAGCATCCAGAAATGA GGGTCCACCAACAGAGTGTTTTGTCTTTCATGCTCGAGCAAGAGAGTACAGATTACCATGTTCA GATCATGAAAAAGGGAGAAGGGTTATGTGTATCGAACTTGTTGCCAACCGATTCTTACGCAGG ATGGTTCGGGTTCTCGTGGCAACCACAATAAGGGAAGCTGCTGCAGGTGCAGATGAGGATGCATTGCTAAAACTGATGGATGCAACATGCAGACGTGCTACTGCTCCCCCGGCTCCACCAGATGGTTTATGCCTTGTTGATGTTGGTTATGAAGAATTTGATCCGCTTGATTGCCTCATCTCAAAGGAATAA
- the LOC126792052 gene encoding LOW QUALITY PROTEIN: disease resistance protein At4g27190-like (The sequence of the model RefSeq protein was modified relative to this genomic sequence to represent the inferred CDS: substituted 1 base at 1 genomic stop codon) has product MAFLIDIGTGIVGKLVELTFAPIGRQVGYLIYYNRNVKSLEDQLNDLVAASQSVERRVAEEKRNVREVEVPVNKWLIDVENITVEANDILNDQHKVKRKWVCALCPNLVVRHQLSRRSTKLVSEIAELYGKKEFNTFAHATTPQDVPTKDYEAFESRIALVVKIMDVLRNGYDIDMIGVYGFGGVGKTTLVKEVARQASGDKALFDDVALILDVKQNPSIQGIQKGIAEKLGLDLPENETIDGRARRLSSRIKDQKTLVILDDVWERIDLEKVGISGVPACKVLLTSRSRDVLSGEMHTQKEFNLDLLGEKETWKLFEKKAGDVVKDPVIRNVATKVAKRCGGLPVLVVTVASALKNRSTLSAWKDALRRLKSFDNEKLIEKAYLALKXSYSQLNNELRQLFLLCGSYSHSPKTIHIDYMLKYGIGLDMFKNVNTLGEAWDALNSSVEKLKDSCLLLNHEDSGCVKMHDLVYDVATRISSRDEHVFKVSRGDEFRDWPNNKDFHEKCTMINVYYSNIPKLPDILKCTELKLLVLIATSSDYSLEIPDNLFKETTKLGVLDLTGLEIPSLPSSLQFLKSLKTLCLDSCILGNIALIGQLQNLEMLSFLDSELKELPKEIAQLTHLRLLDLTGCSKLELISPNVISNLKKLEELRMGMSFNKWEVEGVNNTENKNASLSELTHLSELSVLHIHILDAKILPTNLFSDALERFQIYIGAEWVWDGAEANLNTLKIKLTTSSDLYQSGVNMLLKRTDELHLNGTDANNNSANQLDGEAFQQLKHLHVHNAEFRRIMTGKSISPNLKRLVVSGLDSTRFLLSTSVARSLVQLIHLEISECAKMEGIVSTNESDEKHMKDMFCKLQHLKLTTLPILMSFCSRSYSGFPSLEILQLENDKEIEEREARENRGNALFDEKVVFPSLKKLSVKRLAKLITIWHNQLSLESFKNLERLKIRYCQNLKSVFPTSMVRSLQQLMKLEVYNCDEVEEIVANEDGVQTIQEFVFSKVNYVYFRDLPHLSCFYPGMHASWWPSLEVLTIESCGKVAFLAQEYASFKRTCELMNPTPNQALFLIWKDSFPNLKTLYIIGMEIWDGPFHAEFFNKLEELDVRNQPSKSAAIGGEIESAPSNEISLYQKSSRSGDINAGGALPHLSELRLWGMSKLTRLGEDSFQTAGQDLPNLTEIWIHNCGCLRNLRSSAISFKNLRQLRLYGCPEMEYLVTYSTAKSLTQLTHLSVGNCERLVEIVGSTADDQGSGNEIVFSRLEYLKLSKLPKLQGFCSIESTVKFSSLKSFYISKRLKLKIFGNDETLQVTCEYNDTDVDADEGEKVTEENVDINAIDVGEQIDETTTIKNEKDDKNYDESVTKENADYIRKGEKEKVDIDTSDRGGNGETTNVTIDANFDGAEHVQPLETTTASTDQGAITPVEVNLAIVPVGEVTTPVIPVTSIEPPPVNEVPYTEEAKEQAFLTPKLDETRLNVHQTPNAPEQHAKEQSGPFEHSAAAKETPTLITPAPPSSSSLKSSEAKGSLREKLQVLSAKKAASTSGLPDEAKTKLKAVIATADLKDPQTRQQLLAVLPTLQLSTTKWIADLAVQEISKLPLVLDKEISLCQELAALKAQGSELDERSHILLSEGSLAEESIHKVEEQKVELFALEEKIKKLEAEATSLRDEIATGEKRYSGFEASLDQLFEEQQLNQRSVDSTSQELLRTRAVSDSLCTAIFTHLRQLL; this is encoded by the exons ATGGCGTTTCTAATTGATATTGGTACTGGGATTGTTGGAAAACTTGTGGAGTTAACGTTTGCGCCAATTGGACGCCAAGTGGGTTATCTAATCTATTACAATCGGAATGTCAAAAGCCTAGAGGATCAACTAAATGACTTGGTTGCTGCTAGTCAGAGTGTGGAGAGAAGGGTTGCTGAAGAAAAGAGAAACGTAAGAGAAGTTGAAGTCCCTGTCAACAAATGGCTGATAGATGTCGAAAATATCACAGTAGAGGCAAATGATATCTTGAATGACCAACATAAAGTAAAGAGGAAGTGGGTTTGTGCATTATGTCCTAATTTAGTGGTTCGCCATCAGCTAAGTCGGAGATCAACAAAATTGGTATCTGAAATTGCTGAACTCTATGGgaaaaaagagttcaacactTTTGCCCATGCTACAACCCCACAAGATGTACCCACTAAAGATTACGAGGCCTTCGAATCAAGGATAGCTTTGGTAGTCAAAATAATGGATGTACTGAGAAATGGTTATGATATAGACATGATAGGAGTGTACGGGTTTGGCGGTGTCGGAAAGACCACACTTGTTAAAGAAGTTGCCAGGCAAGCTAGTGGAGACAAAGCATTATTTGACGATGTGGCTTTGATCTTGGATGTAAAACAAAATCCAAGCATCCAAGGAATACAAAAGGGAATTGCTGAGAAGTTGGGTCTTGACCTTCCTGAAAATGAGACTATTGATGGACGAGCACGTCGTCTATCTAGCAGGATAAAAGACCAAAAGACTCTTGTGATTTTAGATGATGTGTGGGAACGAATTGATTTGGAGAAAGTCGGAATTTCTGGTGTGCCAGCTTGTAAAGTATTGCTGACATCAAGATCTCGAGATGTATTATCTGGTGAGATGCATACACAAAAAGAGTTCAACCTGGATCTTTTAGGGGAAAAAGAAACTTGGAAACTGTTCGAGAAGAAGGCAGGTGATGTTGTTAAAGATCCTGTCATAAGAAATGTAGCAACCAAAGTAGCCAAAAGGTGTGGGGGTTTGCCTGTTTTGGTTGTCACAGTTGCAAGTGCCTTAAAAAATAGAAGTACATTATCAGCATGGAAAGATGCGTTGAGACGTTTGAAGAGTTTTGACAATGAGAAACTCATAGAAAAGGCATACTTGGCTCTAAAGTGAAGCTACAGTCAGTTGAATAATGAGCTTAGGCAGTTGTTTTTGCTCTGTGGATCCTATAGTCATTCTCCAAAAACTATCCATATCGATTACATGCTGAAATATGGCATTGGTTTGGATATGTTTAAAAACGTCAATACATTGGGAGAAGCATGGGATGCATTAAATTCATCGGTTGAGAAACTTAAGGATTCATGTCTACTGCTTAACCATGAAGATAGTGGGTGTGTCAAGATGCATGATCTGGTGTACGATGTTGCGACACGTATTTCATCGAGGGATGAACATGTTTTCAAAGTAAGTCGTGGTGATGAGTTTAGGGATTGGCCAAATAATAAGGATTTCCATGAGAAGTGCACTATGATCAACGTTTATTACTCCAACATCCCCAAGCTTCCTGATATTTTGAAGTGCACTGAACTTAAGTTGCTTGTTCTTATAGCTACTTCTTCAGATTACTCCTTAGAGATCCCTGATAACCTTTTTAAAGAAACGACAAAACTCGGAGTGTTGGATTTAACTGGTTTAGAGATCCCGTCACTACCATCATCTCTTCAGTTCTTAAAAAGTCTGAAGACATTGTGTTTAGATAGCTGCATATTGGGAAACATTGCTCTGATTGGCCAACTACAAAACTTAGAAATGCTTAGCTTTCTAGATTCGGAGCTCAAAGAGTTGCCCAAAGAAATAGCTCAATTGACACATCTACGATTGTTGGATTTGACTGGTTGCTCTAAACTAGAACTGATTTCACCAAATGTTATATCAAATCTGAAGAAACTAGAAGAGCTGAGGATGGGAATGAGCTTTAATAAGTGGGAGGTTGAAGGTGTCAACAACACCGAGAACAAGAACGCAAGCCTATCAGAGCTCACACATCTGTCTGAGCTAAGCGTCTTGCATATACATATCTTAGATGCCAAGATTCTTCCAACGAATTTGTTCTCCGATGCATTGGAAAGgttccaaatatatattggtgCTGAATGGGTCTGGGATGGTGCAGAAGCAAACCTGAACACCCTGAAAATCAAGCTCACTACCAGCAGTGATTTGTACCAATCTGGTGTAAATATGTTGTTGAAGAGAACTGACGAGCTACACTTAAATGGGACGGATGCTAATAATAATAGTGCCAATCAGTTAGATGGTGAAGCGTTTCAACAATTGAAACATCTCCACGTCCACAATGCTGAGTTCAGACGTATCATGACTGGGAAG AGTATTTCTCCGAACTTGAAAAGGTTGGTGGTGAGTGGCCTTGATAGTACGAGATTCTTATTATCCACTTCCGTAGCTAGAAGTCTTGTACAACTCATACACCTTGAGATATCTGAATGTGCAAAAATGGAAGGGATAGTTTCGACCAACGAATCTGATGAAAAGCATATGAAGGACATGTTTTGTAAGCTACAACATCTGAAGCTAACAACTCTTCCAATCCTCATGAGTTTCTGCTCTAGAAGTTATTCTGGATTCCCATCTTTGGAGATTTTGCAACTCGAGAATgacaaagaaattgaagaaaggGAAGCAAGAGAAAACCGTGGGAATGCTTTGTTTGACGAAAAG GTAGTATTCCCAAGTTTGAAGAAATTGTCCGTTAAGAGGTTGGCAAAGTTAATAACAATATGGCACAACCAACTTTCTCTAGAGAGTTTCAAAAATCTAGAGAGACTAAAAATTCGTTATTGtcagaatttgaaaagtgTTTTTCCAACCTCAATGGTCAGAAGTCTACAACAGTTAATGAAGTTGGAAGTGTACAACTGCGACGAAGTGGAGGAAATTGTTGCAAATGAAGATGGAGTACAAACAATACAGGAGTTTGtcttctcaaaagtaaactATGTCTATTTTCGGGATTTGCCCCATCTTAGTTGTTTCTATCCTGGAATGCATGCATCTTGGTGGCCGTCACTTGAAGTTTTGACTATAGAAAGTTGTGGTAAAGTTGCATTTTTGGCCCAAGAGTATGCAAGCTTTAAGAGAACCTGTGAATTGATGAATCCTACTCCGAACCAAGCTCTCTTTCTAATTTGGAAG GATTCATTCCCCAACTTGAAAACATTGTACATAATCGGCATGGAGATTTGGGATGGTCCTTTCCATGCAgagttctttaacaaactGGAAGAGTTGGATGTCAGGAATCAACCCTCCAAGTCAGCTGCTATAGGGGGTGAAATAGAATCTGCTCCTTCCAATGAAATATCTCTCTATCAAAAAAGCAGTAGGAGTGGGGATATAAACGCAGGTGGGGCCCTCCCTCACTTAAGTGAGTTGCGGCTTTGGGGCATGTCGAAGCTGACGCGTCTAGGGGAAGATAGTTTCCAAACAGCAGGTCAAGATTTGCCAAACCTGACAGAAATATGGATACACAATTGTGGCTGCTTAAGGAATCTAAGATCATCAGCAATATCCTTCAAGAATCTTAGACAATTGCGGTTATATGGTTGTCCGGAAATGGAATACTTGGTTACTTACTCCACGGCTAAAAGTCTCACGCAACTCACACACCTGTCAGTTGGGAATTGTGAAAGACTGGTAGAAATTGTGGGAAGCACAGCAGACGACCAAGGTTCAGGAAATGAGATTGTATTCAGTCGATTGGAGTATCTGAAACTTTCTAAACTACCAAAATTGCAAGGCTTTTGCTCTATAGAGTCCACTGTCAAATTCTCATCTTTGAAATCCTTTTACATAAGCAAACGCCTCAAACTCAAGATTTTTGGTAATGATGAAACGCTACAAGTCACATGTGAATACAATGACACAGACGTTGATGCTGATGAGGGTGAAAAG GTGACAGAGGAAAATGTTGACATAAATGCTATTGATGTTGGTGAACAAATTGATGAAACTACAACTATTAAAAACGAAaaagatgacaaaaattatgatgAATCG GTGACAAAAGAGAATGCTGATTATATCAGAAAaggagaaaaggaaaaagtcGACATAGATACCAGCGATCGTGGAGGAAATGGTGAAACTACAAATGTCACTATAGATGCAAATTTTGATGGAGCG GAACATGTTCAGCCCCTTGAGACCACCACTGCGTCGACTGATCAAGGAGCCATAACACCAGTTGAAGTAAATCTAGCCATCGTACCAGTAGGCGAAGTCACAACTCCTGTGATCCCAGTCACATCCATAGAGCCTCCTCCTGTCAACGAAGTACCTTATACTGAAGAAGCTAAGGAACAAGCGTTCTTAACCCCGAAACTGGATGAAACAAGGCTTAATGTTCATCAGACTCCCAATGCACCAGAGCAGCATGCTAAGGAACAAAGTGGTCCCTTTGAGCATTCAGCAGCTGCAAAAGAGACTCCAACGCTTATCACTCCTGCCCCGCCCTCGTCAAGTTCTCTGAAGTCATCTGAAGCAAAAGGATCCTTGAGAGAGAAACTTCAAGTTCTGTCTGCCAAGAAGGCTGCTAGCACTTCCGGCCTACCTGACGAGGCGAAGACCAAACTCAAAGCTGTTATCGCTACTGCTGACTTGAAAGACCCCCAGACACGACAACAGCTCTTGGCAGTGCTGCCTACTCTCCAACTCTCTACTACCAAGTGGATTGCTGATCTCGCTGTTCAAGAGATATCGAAGTTGCCACTGGTTCTGGACAAGGAGATTTCATTATGCCAAGAATTGGCTGCTCTTAAAGCTCAGGGCTCCGAGCTTGATGAAAGAAGTCACATTCTCCTCTCTGAAGGTTCCTTGGCTGAAGAAAGCATCCACAAGGTTGAGGAGCAGAAGGTGGAGCTGTTTGCTCTCGAAGAGAAAATCAAGAAGCTTGAGGCGGAAGCCACTTCACTCCGGGATGAGATCGCCACTGGCGAAAAGAGGTACTCTGGGTTTGAAGCGTCCTTGGATCAGCTATTTGAGGAACAACAGCTCAACCAACGCTCTGTGGATTCAACAAGCCAGGAGTTGCTTAGGACTCGAGCTGTGAGTGATAGCTTATGTACTGCCATCTTTACTCACCTCCGCCAGCTATTGTAG